From the genome of Streptomyces sp. V1I1, one region includes:
- a CDS encoding M18 family aminopeptidase — MSSSAPSHPSPATTPPASATRTSSPFDRGHTDDLMSFLAAGPSPYHAVAAAAERLEKAGFQQVLETDAWEGTAGGKYVLRGGAIIAWYAPEGAHAHTPFRIVGAHTDSPNLRVKPLPDTGSYGWRQIAVEVYGGTLLNTWLDRDLGLAGRLSLRDGSHRLVNVDRALLRVPQLAIHLDRQANDGLKLDRQKHMQPIWGLGDVAEGDLIRFLEQEAGIAEGEVTGWDLMVHSIEPPAHLGRDRELVAGPRMDNLLSVHAGTAALAAVAGRDLPYIPVLAAFDHEENGSQSDTGADGPLLGSVLERSVFARGGSYEDRARAFAGTVCLSSDTGHAVHPNYGERHDPTHHPRVNGGPILKVNVNQRYATDGSGRAVFAAACEKAGVPWQTFVSNNAMPCGTTIGPITAARHGIQTVDIGVAILSMHSARELCGADDPYLLANALTAFLEG; from the coding sequence ATGAGCAGCAGCGCACCCTCCCACCCGTCGCCCGCCACCACCCCTCCAGCGAGCGCTACGCGCACATCTTCGCCTTTCGATCGCGGACACACCGACGACCTGATGTCCTTTCTGGCGGCCGGGCCCTCCCCGTACCACGCCGTGGCCGCCGCCGCCGAGCGGCTGGAGAAAGCCGGCTTCCAGCAGGTGCTGGAGACCGATGCCTGGGAGGGGACGGCCGGCGGCAAGTATGTGCTGCGCGGCGGGGCGATCATCGCCTGGTACGCGCCGGAGGGCGCCCACGCCCACACCCCCTTCCGGATCGTCGGCGCGCACACCGACTCGCCCAATCTGCGGGTCAAGCCGCTGCCGGACACCGGTTCGTACGGCTGGCGGCAGATCGCCGTCGAGGTGTACGGCGGGACGCTGCTCAACACCTGGCTCGACCGTGATCTGGGGCTGGCCGGGCGGCTCAGCCTGCGGGACGGTTCGCACCGGCTGGTGAATGTGGACCGGGCACTGCTGCGCGTGCCGCAGCTCGCGATCCACCTCGACCGGCAGGCCAACGACGGTCTGAAACTCGACCGGCAGAAGCACATGCAGCCGATCTGGGGTCTGGGCGATGTCGCGGAGGGCGATCTGATCCGTTTCCTGGAGCAGGAGGCGGGGATCGCTGAGGGCGAGGTCACCGGCTGGGACCTGATGGTGCACTCGATCGAGCCGCCCGCCCATCTGGGCCGGGACAGGGAGCTGGTGGCCGGGCCGCGGATGGACAATCTGCTGTCGGTGCACGCCGGGACGGCGGCGCTCGCGGCCGTGGCCGGCCGGGATCTGCCGTACATCCCGGTGCTCGCCGCCTTCGACCACGAGGAGAACGGCTCGCAGTCGGACACCGGCGCGGACGGTCCGCTGCTCGGCTCGGTGCTGGAGCGTTCGGTGTTCGCGCGTGGCGGCAGCTACGAGGACCGGGCGCGCGCGTTCGCCGGGACGGTCTGTCTGTCCTCCGACACCGGGCACGCGGTGCACCCCAACTACGGGGAGCGGCACGACCCGACGCACCACCCGCGAGTGAACGGCGGCCCGATCCTCAAGGTCAATGTGAACCAGCGGTACGCCACCGACGGCAGCGGACGCGCGGTGTTCGCCGCGGCCTGCGAGAAGGCGGGGGTGCCGTGGCAGACGTTCGTCTCGAACAACGCGATGCCGTGCGGCACGACCATCGGCCCGATCACCGCCGCCCGGCACGGCATCCAGACCGTGGACATCGGCGTCGCGATCCTGTCGATGCACAGCGCGCGTGAACTGTGCGGCGCGGACGACCCGTATCTGCTGGCGAACGCGCTCACCGCGTTCCTGGAGGGCTGA
- a CDS encoding SseB family protein, with protein MYGYDQTPGAQQQQYVPQQPSYGEQPLYPEPSPPSLADAVRAFTTGSLSAEDFQQVFATSKVYCPRGDNPGFLALHNTQQPVIPMFTTLKELRRYAGKESKYFVITGAEVIDLLPTGYGFVLDMEGDHRMVFDAKAVEQMVDFAMRRMYG; from the coding sequence ATGTACGGCTACGACCAGACCCCGGGCGCTCAGCAGCAGCAGTACGTGCCGCAGCAGCCTTCCTACGGCGAGCAGCCGCTGTACCCCGAGCCGTCGCCGCCTTCGCTTGCCGACGCGGTGCGGGCCTTCACCACGGGGTCGCTGTCGGCCGAGGACTTCCAGCAGGTCTTCGCGACCTCGAAGGTCTACTGCCCGCGCGGCGACAACCCCGGCTTCCTGGCGCTGCACAACACCCAGCAGCCGGTCATCCCGATGTTCACCACGCTCAAGGAGCTGCGCAGATACGCGGGCAAGGAGTCCAAGTACTTCGTGATCACCGGGGCGGAGGTGATCGATCTGCTGCCGACCGGGTACGGCTTCGTCCTCGACATGGAGGGCGATCACCGGATGGTCTTCGACGCGAAGGCCGTGGAGCAGATGGTCGACTTCGCGATGAGGCGTATGTACGGCTAG
- a CDS encoding AI-2E family transporter — translation MQTLLPEPVRRLAAWCVVALLVAGVAAVGVWLVVTFKTAVTPVLLALLGTALLGPLNRWLVKMRMNRSLAAALTCAAVVAVVGGAMYIIVNALIETGDQIISSLRRAAMDLAKYFGAAGTSLDDIAANSKELLGKFGGTAASGVISGLSVVGGLIATAVLALLLSFFFLRDSHRAAGALRSLVPRTSGDVVEAMGRRAFESVEGFMRGTTFIALIDAICITVGLLVLRVPGAVGLGALVFVGAYIPYLGAFLSGAVAVLVALADRGFVIALWVLGVVLAVQVLEGHVLQPVIQSRTVQMHPAVVMLAITAGASVAGILGMLLAVPLTAAAIGVISELRTRYAGKSGSVAGAAGS, via the coding sequence GTGCAGACCCTTCTTCCCGAGCCCGTGAGGCGCCTTGCCGCCTGGTGCGTGGTCGCGCTGCTGGTAGCAGGGGTGGCCGCAGTCGGCGTGTGGCTGGTCGTGACGTTCAAGACCGCCGTCACGCCCGTGCTGCTCGCGCTGCTCGGGACCGCCCTTCTCGGGCCTCTGAACCGGTGGCTCGTCAAGATGAGGATGAATCGCTCGCTCGCCGCCGCGCTGACCTGTGCCGCCGTCGTCGCCGTCGTCGGCGGGGCCATGTACATCATCGTCAACGCGCTGATCGAGACCGGCGACCAGATCATCTCCTCGCTGCGGCGGGCCGCCATGGATCTCGCCAAGTACTTCGGGGCCGCCGGGACCTCGCTCGACGACATCGCCGCCAACTCGAAGGAACTGCTGGGGAAGTTCGGCGGGACCGCCGCGTCCGGGGTGATCAGTGGGCTGAGTGTGGTGGGCGGGCTGATCGCCACCGCCGTGCTGGCGCTGCTGCTCAGCTTCTTCTTTCTGCGGGACTCGCACAGGGCCGCGGGCGCTCTGCGGTCCCTCGTGCCCCGTACGAGCGGGGACGTCGTCGAGGCCATGGGGCGCCGCGCCTTCGAGTCCGTCGAGGGGTTCATGCGCGGGACGACGTTCATCGCCCTCATCGACGCGATCTGCATCACCGTCGGCCTGCTGGTCCTGCGTGTCCCCGGGGCCGTCGGGCTCGGGGCGCTCGTCTTCGTCGGGGCGTACATCCCCTATCTCGGGGCCTTCCTCTCCGGCGCCGTCGCCGTGCTCGTAGCGCTCGCGGACCGCGGGTTCGTGATCGCGCTATGGGTGCTGGGCGTGGTCCTGGCCGTGCAGGTGCTGGAGGGGCATGTGCTCCAGCCCGTGATCCAGAGCCGTACGGTGCAGATGCACCCGGCGGTCGTGATGCTGGCGATCACCGCGGGGGCGTCCGTCGCCGGCATTCTCGGGATGCTCCTCGCCGTACCGCTCACCGCCGCCGCCATCGGCGTGATCAGCGAGCTCAGGACGCGTTACGCAGGCAAATCCGGGTCCGTCGCCGGGGCCGCCGGCTCGTAG
- a CDS encoding PP2C family protein-serine/threonine phosphatase yields MRERRTSPSDNASDSAQELLINLGRLVDHALDRIKYQRARVELAMALQRHMLPPTLPRLPGLRIAARYTPSQDGLDVGGDWYDAFPMTDRSVGIAIGDVEGHDVEAIAFMGQVRTSLRALAGRTTDPGEVLSHANDLLLSMGCNRFATCCFLRFDPISGDLAFSRAGHVPMVWASADGRSGIALDRGGPPLGVVSGERYPVTRLRLLAAGSLVLLTDGVVEGPQYPMEEGLAEVARLVCAGFGDDPDDLAAQVVKVADLTGHSDDAAVLVVRYGGFPAAA; encoded by the coding sequence ATGCGTGAACGCCGCACCTCCCCGTCCGACAATGCCTCCGACAGTGCCCAGGAACTCCTAATCAACCTGGGGCGCCTCGTCGACCACGCCCTGGACCGGATCAAGTACCAGCGGGCCCGGGTGGAGCTGGCCATGGCCCTGCAGCGCCACATGCTCCCGCCCACGCTGCCGAGGCTGCCCGGCCTGCGGATCGCGGCCCGGTACACGCCCTCACAGGACGGCCTGGACGTCGGCGGCGACTGGTATGACGCCTTCCCGATGACGGACAGGTCGGTCGGGATCGCCATCGGGGACGTGGAGGGCCACGATGTGGAAGCCATCGCTTTCATGGGGCAGGTCCGCACCAGCCTGCGGGCCCTCGCCGGCCGCACCACAGACCCTGGCGAGGTGCTGAGCCACGCCAATGACCTGCTGCTTTCGATGGGCTGCAACCGGTTCGCGACCTGCTGCTTTCTGCGTTTCGACCCGATCAGCGGCGATCTCGCCTTCTCCCGCGCCGGCCACGTCCCGATGGTCTGGGCCAGCGCCGACGGACGCTCCGGCATCGCCCTCGACCGTGGTGGCCCGCCCCTCGGCGTCGTGTCCGGCGAGCGGTATCCGGTGACCCGCCTACGGCTGCTGGCGGCGGGATCCCTCGTCCTGCTCACCGACGGAGTCGTGGAAGGACCGCAGTACCCGATGGAGGAGGGGCTGGCAGAGGTGGCCCGGCTGGTTTGCGCCGGATTCGGCGACGACCCCGACGACCTGGCCGCCCAAGTGGTCAAAGTGGCAGATCTGACCGGTCACAGCGACGATGCCGCCGTCCTCGTCGTCCGCTATGGCGGATTCCCGGCGGCCGCCTAG
- a CDS encoding acyl-CoA dehydrogenase: MGHYKSNLRDIEFNLFEVLGRDKLYGTGPFAEMDVDTAKSILDEVARLAENELAESFADADRNPPVFDPETNTAPVPASFKKSYQAFMDSEYWRLGLPEEIGGTTSPRSLIWSYAELLLGSNPAIWMYSSGPAFAGILFEEGNEAQKKVAEIAVEKRWGSTMVLTEPDAGSDVGAGRTKAVQQDDGSWHIEGVKRFITSGEHDMEENILHYVLARPEGHGPGTKGLSLFLVPKFHFDWETGELGERNGVYATNVEHKMGLKASNTCEMTFGDQHPAKGWLIGDKHDGIRQMFMIIEFARMMVGTKAIATLSTGYLNALEYAKERVQGHDLVNFADKTAPKVTITHHPDVRRALMTQKAYAEGMRALVLYTASVQDEIAVKDAAGEDTKSLVALNDLLLPIVKGYGSEKSYEQLAQSLQTLGGSGYLQEYPIEQYIRDAKIDTLYEGTTAIQGQDYFFRKIVRDQGQALNTLSEEIKKFLAVGTGGEELAPARDALAKAAVDLEAIVGTMTNDLIATGEDVKNIYKVGLNTTRLLMASGDVVVGYLLLRGAAVAAEKLETASAKDVPFYQGKIAAAKFFAANILPGVSAERALAETVDSSLMDLDEAAF, from the coding sequence ATGGGGCACTACAAGTCGAATCTCCGCGACATCGAGTTCAACCTCTTCGAGGTCCTCGGGCGCGACAAGCTGTACGGCACCGGCCCGTTCGCGGAGATGGACGTCGACACCGCCAAGAGCATCCTCGACGAGGTCGCCCGCCTCGCCGAGAACGAGCTCGCCGAATCCTTCGCGGACGCCGACCGCAACCCCCCGGTCTTCGACCCTGAGACCAACACCGCGCCCGTCCCGGCGTCCTTCAAGAAGAGCTACCAGGCCTTCATGGACTCCGAATACTGGCGTCTCGGCCTGCCCGAGGAGATCGGCGGCACGACCTCGCCCCGCTCCCTGATCTGGTCGTACGCGGAGCTGCTGCTCGGCTCGAACCCGGCCATCTGGATGTACTCCTCCGGCCCGGCCTTCGCCGGCATCCTCTTCGAAGAGGGCAACGAGGCGCAGAAGAAGGTCGCCGAGATAGCCGTCGAGAAGCGGTGGGGCTCCACCATGGTGCTCACCGAGCCGGACGCCGGCTCGGACGTCGGCGCCGGCCGCACCAAGGCCGTCCAGCAGGACGACGGCTCCTGGCACATCGAGGGCGTGAAGCGCTTCATCACCTCCGGTGAGCACGATATGGAGGAGAACATCCTTCACTACGTGCTGGCCCGCCCCGAGGGCCACGGCCCGGGCACCAAGGGTCTGTCCCTCTTCCTCGTGCCGAAGTTCCACTTCGACTGGGAGACCGGCGAGCTGGGCGAGCGCAACGGCGTGTACGCCACGAACGTCGAGCACAAGATGGGCCTCAAGGCCTCCAACACCTGCGAGATGACGTTCGGCGACCAGCACCCCGCCAAGGGCTGGCTGATCGGCGACAAGCACGACGGCATCCGCCAGATGTTCATGATCATCGAGTTCGCCCGGATGATGGTCGGCACGAAGGCGATCGCGACCCTCTCCACCGGTTACCTGAACGCGCTGGAGTACGCCAAGGAGCGCGTCCAGGGCCATGACCTGGTGAACTTCGCGGACAAGACCGCGCCCAAGGTCACCATCACGCACCACCCCGACGTGCGCCGCGCGCTGATGACGCAGAAGGCCTACGCCGAGGGCATGCGCGCTCTGGTGCTCTACACCGCCTCCGTCCAGGACGAGATCGCCGTCAAGGACGCCGCGGGCGAGGACACCAAGTCCCTCGTCGCGCTGAACGATCTGCTGCTGCCGATCGTGAAGGGCTACGGCTCGGAGAAGTCGTACGAGCAGCTCGCCCAGTCGCTGCAGACCCTCGGCGGCTCCGGCTATCTGCAGGAGTACCCGATCGAGCAGTACATCCGGGACGCCAAGATCGACACCCTTTACGAGGGCACCACCGCCATCCAGGGCCAGGACTACTTCTTCCGGAAGATCGTCCGCGACCAGGGCCAGGCGCTGAACACCCTCTCCGAGGAGATCAAGAAGTTCCTGGCGGTCGGCACCGGCGGCGAGGAGCTGGCCCCGGCCCGCGACGCGCTCGCCAAGGCCGCGGTCGACCTGGAGGCGATCGTCGGCACGATGACGAACGACCTCATAGCCACCGGCGAGGACGTCAAGAACATCTACAAGGTGGGCCTCAACACCACCCGCCTGCTGATGGCCTCGGGCGATGTGGTCGTCGGCTACCTGCTGCTGCGCGGCGCGGCGGTCGCGGCGGAGAAGCTCGAGACGGCCTCCGCCAAGGATGTGCCGTTCTACCAGGGCAAGATCGCGGCCGCGAAGTTCTTCGCCGCCAACATCCTGCCGGGCGTCTCGGCCGAGCGCGCGCTCGCCGAGACCGTGGACAGCTCGCTGATGGACCTGGACGAGGCGGCCTTCTAG
- a CDS encoding MASE1 domain-containing protein: protein MVRNEEIRRHGSAALRILTVAAVYYGSAQLGLLQQLVRGQVSPLWPPTGVAVASLLILGLRIWPGIALGAFLVNVSIGPSLPAVLSITAGNTLAPVCAYLLLRRAGFHNELDRLRDVLALIFLGALGATLISSTVGSGALVLAGALQPSDFWPTWSVWWTGDAMGVLVVAPFLLVIRTARWPRAPLSRWAEATALLLGTLSVTYLATGTSITSLLFLVFPFLIWAALSFQLAGAAPCALAVSTLAILAAARRIGPFAHQDLFVNMVTLQAFNGVAALTALLLSAVIIERNRTHEEIRRVFAQLSEMVAQMEPRPGTYQWPPPDDEEGRDRDR, encoded by the coding sequence GTGGTGCGCAACGAGGAGATCCGGCGTCACGGTTCTGCCGCTCTCCGGATCCTCACTGTCGCCGCCGTCTACTACGGATCGGCACAGTTGGGGCTCCTCCAGCAACTGGTGCGCGGCCAGGTCTCGCCGCTGTGGCCACCGACCGGCGTGGCCGTGGCGAGCCTGCTCATCCTCGGTCTGCGGATCTGGCCAGGAATCGCGCTCGGCGCCTTCCTCGTCAACGTGTCCATCGGGCCGTCACTCCCCGCCGTACTTAGCATCACCGCGGGGAACACGCTCGCCCCGGTCTGCGCCTACCTGCTACTGCGACGTGCGGGGTTCCACAACGAACTGGACCGGCTGCGGGACGTGCTGGCGCTGATCTTCCTCGGCGCCCTGGGCGCGACGCTGATCAGCTCAACCGTGGGCAGCGGTGCGCTGGTGCTCGCCGGTGCGCTGCAACCGAGCGACTTCTGGCCGACGTGGTCGGTGTGGTGGACGGGGGACGCGATGGGCGTGCTCGTGGTCGCACCGTTTCTGCTGGTCATCCGCACGGCCCGCTGGCCGCGAGCCCCCCTGAGCCGTTGGGCCGAAGCGACCGCGCTCTTGCTGGGCACCCTGTCTGTCACGTATCTGGCGACGGGCACCAGCATCACTTCCCTGCTCTTCCTCGTCTTCCCGTTCTTGATCTGGGCCGCGTTGAGCTTCCAGCTGGCCGGCGCCGCGCCATGCGCGCTGGCCGTCTCGACGCTGGCGATTCTTGCCGCCGCCCGCCGGATCGGCCCGTTCGCCCATCAGGACCTTTTCGTGAACATGGTCACGCTCCAGGCGTTCAACGGCGTCGCGGCGCTGACGGCGCTGCTGCTCTCGGCGGTCATCATCGAGCGGAACCGAACCCACGAAGAGATCAGGCGGGTCTTCGCACAGCTCTCCGAGATGGTGGCCCAGATGGAGCCACGCCCAGGCACGTACCAATGGCCGCCGCCCGACGACGAGGAAGGGCGGGACCGCGACCGCTGA
- a CDS encoding SpoIIE family protein phosphatase encodes MRTEDLLAAIATGLWRWDNASGTVTLDAEAARLLGMPGEPGAFPESAVRSRFHPVDWNEINGIVNLAVAEGTLAEARLRIVDEAGHVLRTVRSRSKPFIHGGDFELVGMVQEVAEPQPGTTAAQSPITGDWRRSREAFLLDAGRALAEARSTAEVLRVAASLSMPGFSPDGLAVFGVAGDRLTIVGHHGHRPGDDHPFTDMPLDADYPAAEVVRTGRASYLPTPQEYRRRYPTSWPLAQSFGRQSWAFLPLIVAGRTMGAWMAAFKHPVAFTPDERSVLTTVARMLAQALARAEVADSERELSLGLQRSMMPVLGPEVPGMSVAARYVPTGGGLQVGGDWYDVIPMPTGRVALVIGDVQGHDVRAAGLMGQLRIALRAYASEGHRPDAVLSRASRFLHGLHDFFGADTYEEDDHSSPRFATCLYLEVDPPTGRIEIARAGHPEPVVRTSDGTVLVRPTDGGLPLGIDPDTDYPTTALVLEPGETLMLCTDGLLETGGHDLDTGWARLRTVLEDHADQSLEELADALVQAVHGPASHSTTGPLADRREDDIAVLLISRDGTPTLQAPRRTAMNVAQAEPERIAAARQQLRELLHDWTDAEQIDSAVLMVSEMVTNVLVHTDGHALLVAEVARGDAARRLRVEVADTSDELPHRRRPGEMASSGRGLLLMEMLADAWGVDPRGEGKSIWFELYEPAAPATDPDLPA; translated from the coding sequence ATGCGCACCGAGGATCTCCTGGCCGCGATCGCGACCGGCCTGTGGCGGTGGGACAACGCATCCGGGACGGTGACCCTCGACGCCGAGGCCGCCCGGCTGCTCGGGATGCCGGGTGAACCGGGTGCCTTCCCGGAGTCCGCCGTGCGCTCCCGTTTCCACCCGGTCGACTGGAACGAGATCAACGGCATCGTCAATCTCGCGGTCGCCGAGGGGACCCTGGCCGAGGCCAGACTGCGGATCGTCGACGAGGCGGGCCATGTGCTCCGTACCGTACGCAGCCGCTCCAAGCCCTTCATCCACGGCGGCGACTTCGAACTGGTCGGCATGGTCCAGGAGGTCGCCGAGCCGCAGCCGGGCACGACCGCCGCGCAGAGTCCGATCACCGGCGACTGGCGGCGCTCGCGCGAGGCGTTCCTGCTGGACGCGGGCCGGGCGCTGGCCGAGGCCCGCTCCACCGCGGAGGTGCTGCGGGTCGCCGCTTCCCTGTCCATGCCGGGCTTCTCGCCGGACGGCCTGGCCGTCTTCGGGGTGGCCGGCGATCGGCTCACGATCGTCGGGCACCACGGGCACCGGCCGGGAGACGACCACCCGTTCACCGACATGCCGCTGGACGCGGACTATCCGGCCGCCGAGGTGGTGCGCACCGGACGGGCCTCCTATCTGCCGACGCCGCAGGAGTACCGCCGCCGCTACCCCACCAGCTGGCCGTTGGCGCAGAGCTTCGGCCGGCAGTCGTGGGCCTTTCTGCCGCTGATCGTCGCCGGGCGCACGATGGGCGCCTGGATGGCCGCGTTCAAGCACCCGGTCGCCTTCACACCCGACGAACGGTCCGTGCTGACGACGGTCGCCAGGATGCTGGCGCAGGCTCTCGCCCGCGCGGAGGTCGCCGACTCCGAGCGCGAGCTGTCGCTCGGCCTGCAGCGCTCGATGATGCCGGTGCTCGGGCCCGAGGTCCCGGGGATGTCGGTGGCCGCGCGGTACGTCCCGACGGGCGGCGGGCTCCAGGTCGGCGGCGACTGGTACGACGTGATCCCGATGCCGACCGGACGCGTCGCCCTCGTCATCGGCGACGTCCAGGGCCACGATGTGCGCGCCGCCGGACTCATGGGCCAGCTGCGGATCGCCCTGCGCGCATACGCCTCCGAGGGGCACCGGCCCGACGCGGTGCTCTCCCGTGCCTCCCGCTTTCTGCACGGGCTGCATGATTTTTTCGGGGCGGACACGTACGAGGAGGACGACCACTCCAGCCCGCGCTTCGCGACCTGCCTCTATCTGGAGGTCGACCCGCCCACCGGCCGCATCGAGATCGCCCGGGCCGGCCACCCGGAACCGGTGGTGCGGACCTCCGACGGCACAGTGCTGGTGCGCCCCACCGACGGCGGGCTGCCGCTGGGCATCGACCCGGACACGGACTATCCGACGACGGCGCTGGTGCTGGAGCCCGGCGAGACGCTGATGCTCTGCACGGACGGTCTCCTGGAGACCGGCGGGCACGATCTGGACACGGGGTGGGCCCGGCTGCGTACGGTCCTCGAGGACCACGCGGACCAGTCGCTGGAGGAGCTCGCCGACGCCCTCGTCCAGGCGGTGCACGGCCCCGCATCGCATTCCACCACCGGGCCGCTCGCCGACCGGCGCGAGGACGACATCGCGGTCCTGTTGATCTCCCGGGACGGCACACCGACGCTTCAGGCCCCGCGGCGCACGGCGATGAACGTGGCCCAGGCGGAGCCCGAGCGGATCGCGGCCGCACGGCAGCAGTTGAGAGAGCTGCTGCACGACTGGACGGACGCGGAGCAGATCGACTCCGCGGTGCTGATGGTCTCCGAGATGGTCACCAATGTGCTGGTCCACACGGACGGGCACGCGCTGCTGGTGGCGGAGGTGGCCCGCGGGGATGCGGCACGGCGGCTGCGCGTGGAGGTCGCGGACACCAGCGACGAGCTGCCCCACAGACGGCGGCCCGGTGAGATGGCGTCGTCGGGGCGTGGCCTGCTGCTGATGGAGATGCTCGCGGACGCGTGGGGGGTGGATCCGCGGGGCGAGGGCAAGTCGATCTGGTTCGAGCTCTACGAGCCGGCGGCCCCGGCGACGGACCCGGATTTGCCTGCGTAA
- a CDS encoding pirin family protein yields MPAVTVENPLTLPRVAAPAGAVPRPVLAVTTAPAGFEGEGFPVRRAFAGINYQYLDPFIMMDQMGEVEYAPGEPKGTPWHPHRGFETVTYLIDGTFVHQDSNGGGGTIQNGDTQWMTAGSGLLHIEAPPEALVTSGGLFHGLQLWVNLPASDKMMEPRYQDIRGGQVQLLTSPDGGALLRVIAGELDGHEGPGITHTPITMVHATLRPGAEITLPWREDFNGLAYVLAGRGAVGTDRRPVRMGQTAVFGTGGSLTVRADESQDSNSPELEVVLLGGRPIREPMAHYGPFVMNTRAELQQAVEDFQAGRLGTIPAVHGM; encoded by the coding sequence ATGCCTGCAGTGACTGTCGAGAACCCGCTCACCCTGCCGCGCGTAGCCGCGCCGGCCGGGGCTGTGCCGCGCCCCGTGCTCGCCGTGACCACGGCGCCGGCCGGGTTCGAAGGAGAGGGCTTCCCGGTGCGACGTGCGTTCGCCGGGATCAACTACCAGTACCTCGACCCGTTCATCATGATGGACCAGATGGGCGAGGTGGAGTACGCGCCGGGTGAGCCGAAGGGAACACCCTGGCATCCGCACCGCGGCTTCGAGACCGTCACGTATCTGATTGACGGAACGTTCGTCCACCAGGACAGCAACGGCGGCGGCGGGACCATCCAGAACGGCGACACCCAGTGGATGACCGCGGGCTCGGGCCTGCTCCACATCGAGGCGCCGCCGGAGGCGCTGGTCACGTCCGGCGGGCTCTTCCACGGGCTCCAGCTGTGGGTGAACCTCCCGGCGAGCGACAAGATGATGGAGCCCAGGTACCAGGACATCCGCGGCGGCCAGGTCCAGCTGCTGACCTCGCCGGACGGCGGGGCGCTGCTGCGGGTCATCGCGGGTGAGCTGGACGGACACGAGGGCCCGGGCATCACGCACACGCCGATCACGATGGTCCACGCGACGCTGCGGCCGGGTGCGGAGATCACGCTGCCGTGGCGGGAGGACTTCAACGGCCTCGCGTACGTCCTGGCGGGCCGCGGCGCGGTCGGCACGGACCGGCGGCCGGTCCGGATGGGCCAGACGGCGGTGTTCGGGACGGGCGGATCGCTGACGGTCCGCGCGGACGAGTCCCAGGACTCGAACAGCCCGGAACTCGAGGTCGTACTGCTGGGCGGGCGTCCGATCCGGGAGCCGATGGCGCACTACGGGCCGTTCGTGATGAACACCCGTGCGGAGCTGCAGCAGGCGGTGGAGGACTTCCAGGCGGGACGCCTCGGCACGATCCCCGCTGTGCACGGCATGTGA